A window of the Cannabis sativa cultivar Pink pepper isolate KNU-18-1 chromosome X, ASM2916894v1, whole genome shotgun sequence genome harbors these coding sequences:
- the LOC115702755 gene encoding blue copper protein 1a, with product MALNQASKGLLLLLFTASLLLAMGQAKTIVVGGTEGWRFGFNYTDWAIQTTPFYIEDKLVFKYNPPSESNNSMAYGVYELQNMGSYLSCNFSSAELIANSTQGGGDGFEVSLSEWKPYYFASYGDDGSHCNDGHMKFSAVPWPHNNN from the exons ATGGCTTTGAACCAAGCTTCGAAAGGGTTATTACTTCTCCTATTTACTGCTTCTCTATTATTAGCAATGGGTCAGGCCAAGACCATCGTGGTTGGAGGCACCGAAGGTTGGCGTTTCGGCTTTAACTACACAGATTGGGCTATCCAAACCACTCCATTCTACATCGAGGACAAACTCG TGTTCAAGTACAATCCTCCAAGTGAGAGTAATAACTCAATGGCTTACGGTGTATACGAACTGCAAAACATGGGGAGCTACTTGAGTTGCAACTTCAGTAGTGCTGAGCTAATAGCGAACTCGACGCAGGGAGGGGGCGACGGCTTTGAGGTTTCGCTGAGCGAATGGAAGCCTTATTACTTTGCTAGTTACGGGGATGACGGCAGCCACTGCAACGATGGCCACATGAAGTTCTCTGCCGTCCCGTGGCCTCACAATAATAATTAA